The following are encoded together in the Marmota flaviventris isolate mMarFla1 chromosome 18, mMarFla1.hap1, whole genome shotgun sequence genome:
- the LOC114083997 gene encoding vomeronasal type-1 receptor 4-like, giving the protein MATRDLAIEMVFLSQTVVGVLGNVSLLYQYLFLYCTTSRYKSLDVILMHLNVANTLVLLSKGIPETMAAWGLRELHSDIGCKLLFYLHKLGRDVSIGTTCLLSVFQAITISPRDSRWAELKVRVPRYKGTFLTICWVLNMMLSILVPVHVTGRESSRNNTNRRDYGHCSAVFQDKVPGTVYLLLALVRDVFCVGLMLWASGTVVFILYRHKQRMQHVLRSNVSPRSSPESRATQGILALVGAFVSLSTLSSALHIPLAFVKNSILWLVNTSTLIARCFPAVSPYILMSYDSRVCRIQCVHPRKMTTPKSGGAEWMVFTALTGILAEKGCPSEKIVEETLWIVPSRWETTRRGEILGLAMGLLSFLIKRGRSSLSSRGLWKHAWDLLHPDTLL; this is encoded by the exons ATGGCCACCAGGGATCTGGCAATAGAAATGGTGTTTTTGTCACAGACGGTAGTTGGCGTTCTAGGCAATGTCTCTCTTCTTTATCAATACCTCTTCCTTTACTGCACAACAAGCAGGTACAAGTCCCTGGATGTGATTCTCATGCACCTGAATGTAGCCAACACCTTGGTCCTTCTCTCTAAAGGAATTCCTGAAACAATGGCAGCTTGGGGGTTACGAGAGCTGCACAGTGACATTGGCTGCAAACTTCTTTTCTATCTACACAAACTGGGCAGAGATGTGTCCATTGGCACCACCTGCCTCCTGAGTGTCTTCCAGGCCATCACCATCAGCCCCAGGGACTCCAGGTGGGCAGAGCTGAAGGTGAGAGTTCCCAGGTACAAGGGCACCTTCCTCACCATCTGCTGGGTTCTGAACATGATGCTGAGTATCCTGGTACCTGTCCATGTGACTGGCAGAGAGAGCAGCAGAAATAACACCAACAGAAGGGACTACGGGCACTGTTCTGCTGTCTTTCAGGACAAAGTCCCAGGCACAGTCTACCTATTGTTGGCATTAGTCCGGGATGTTTTCTGTGTGGGGCTCATGCTCTGGGCCAGCGGAACTGTGGTTTTCATCCTCTATAGACACAAACAGCGGATGCAACATGTTCTCAGGAGCAATGTCTCCCCCAGATCTTCCCCTGAGTCCAGGGCCACGCAAGGCATCCTTGCCCTTGTGGGGGCCTTTGTGTCTCTGTCCACTCTCTCCTCTGCCTTACACATTCCCTTGGCTTTTGTAAAGAATTCCATTTTGTGGCTGGTGAACACCTCCACACTAATCGCTAGGTGCTTCCCAGCAGTCAGCCCCTACATTCTCATGAGCTATGACTCCAGAGTGTGCAGGATCCAGTGTGTCCATCCAAGGAAAATGACAACCCCTAAGAGT GGAGGAGCAGAGTGGATGGTGTTCACTGCACTGACAGGAATCCTGGCAGAGAAAGGCTGTCCTTCAGAGAAGATTGTGGAAGAAACTCTGTGGATTGTGCCTTCCAGATGGGAAACTACCAGAAGAGGTGAGATTCTGGGGCTGGCAATGGGGCTGCTGAGCTTCCTGATCAAGCGAGGCAGAAGCTCCCTGAGCAGCCGGGGACTTTGGAAACATGCCTGGGACCTGCTTCACCCTGACACGCTGCTGTAA
- the LOC114083996 gene encoding protein FAM90A27P-like, with product MDPNTLSMEQGRQFLKQCGIPQRDIDVLKEKWMIVASVEVLLRFPLRPGEDPAARCVTSGKYQPLVDRPRTISHRGGDQKKGKSNNQLMNKTEQKPRAVTPVSGVYTHLPPQGAVKDKNLKKRQRGAEGQWARPPEEEDTVATCKDCGASGHTPHSLRCPGKCCAQAVSWQPLDSNKDKENLKPRKPQPLRGQDDVVRREKDPGQRQEEQQRKALPQRLPKRSSEEMARIRRATVGSPVPMRKPCRPLPVLAPKRRHAPDPVLRGPPAGKTADMRSLGPAWSHNKNPQLSSSGAAQGREAHRKHPAGDSQLRSRPVNSVVRSKPKKLKSFQSPQVIPPATPSTSGLAPKQAPKATTKAPSWKPTVDLQPLLFSPGLSPVQGGTVFLPLMSSPIQGKPKESGSMRRHKGQPSPRLSLALTGIPSVKSPLAAPRPHVWKEPEELAPCVPRSVLHEDLLVSSSSEDSD from the exons ATGGATCCCAACACCCTCTCCATGGAACAGGGGAGGCAGTTCTTAAAGCAGTGTGGGATCCCACAAAGAGAC ATCGATGTATTGAAAGAGAAATGGATGATTGTCGCCTCTGTGGAAGTTCTGCTGAGATTCCCCCTGAGGCCAGGAGAGGACCCAGCAGCCCGCTGTGTCACCAGTGGAAAATACCAGCCTTTGGTGGACAGGCCCCGCACGATCTCACATAGAGGAGGAGACCAGAAGAAAGG GAAATCTAACAATCAATTAATGAACAAGACTGAGCAGAAGCCCAGGGCTGTGACACCTGTGTCAGGTGTTTACACACATCTTCCACCTCAAGGAGCTGTTAAAGATAAGAACCTGAAGAAGCGAcagaggggagcagaggggcaATGGGCTCGCCCACCAGAGGAGGAGGACACTGTG GCAACGTGCAAGGACTGCGGAGCCTCTGGGCACACTCCCCACAGCCTCAGGTGCCCAGGGAAGTGCTGTGCTCAAGCCGTTTCCTGGCAGCCCTTGGACTCAAATAAGGACAAGGAAAACCTGAAGCCAAGgaagccccagcccctgagaggCCAGGATGATGTAGTCAGGAGAGAGAAGGATCCAGGGCAAAG GCAGGAGGAGCAGCAGAGGAAGGCTCTGCCCCAGAGACTTCCCAAGAGGTCCTCAGAGGAGATGGCGAGGATCCGGAGGGCAACTGTAGGATCTCCTGTCCCCATGAGG AAACCTTGCAGGCCGCTGCCTGTCCTAGCACCTAAGAGGAGACATGCCCCGGACCCCGTTCTCAGAGGCCCTCCGGCTGGGAAGACAGCTGATATGAGATCATTAGGCCCTGCATGGTCTCACAACAAGAATCCCCAGCTGAGCAGCAGTGGAGCAGCCCAGGGACGTGAG GCACACAGGAAACATCCTGCCGGGGATTCACAGTTGCGTTCCAGGCCGGTGAACAGTGTGGTCAGAAGCAAACCTAAGAAACTGAAGTCCTTCCAGAGTCCCCAGGTGATTCCTCCAGCTACCCCAAGTACAAGTGGATTGGCACCCAAACAAGCACCCAAGGCGACCACTAAGGCTCCAAGCTGGAAGCCCACTGTGGACCTGCAGCCTCTGCTCTTCTCACCTGGCCTGAGCCCAGTACAGGGTGGTACTGTCTTCCTGCCTCTAATGTCCAGCCCCATTCAGGGGAAACCCAAGGAAAGTGGCTCCATGAGAAGGCACAAGGGTCAGCCCAGCCCCAGGCTCAGCCTGGCTCTCACAGGCATTCCTTCTGTGAAGTCCCCTCTGGCTGCCCCCCGCCCTCATGTCTGGAAGGAGCCTGAGGAACTGGCTCCCTGTGTCCCAAGGAGTGTCCTCCATGAGGACCTTCTGGTGTCTTCCTCCTCTGAGGACAGTGACTAG